One window from the genome of Desulforamulus ruminis DSM 2154 encodes:
- a CDS encoding sensor histidine kinase codes for MKREVGTGLKSLLAPNSLRIQLLFQSLLILAVLLVLIGLFQYVFMKDVIYRNKAESLKSQIMSVSPASWRQFGMGQENGRGLPPNLFFPELSLALIDVQGNYHLLSNWHYLVEPPRLEDQEYQDSLNKRTGLNYKIIEASGGEEQLVVLHPVFDRGQPLGIVQITTMTSPLKELLIRQMLTFFVLALIAMLVGLFCFLPTLKKTLVPLFNMVDTAEQIDAGNLARRFPTQQGQTEMDRLAESFNGMLERLEASFKAERETKEQMRRFIADASHELRTPLTSIHGFLEVLLRGAVNQPDQLNKALKSMHSESERLNKLVRDLLFQAKLDRAPYIHLTEGLLDAVIREMEPQLRILAGNRKLDLQIEPNMKCKYDTDKMKQVILNLFHNAVQYTDPETGCIVISLLPKNNGVQLSIQDNGPGISKNHLSRIFDRFYRIDSSRTRRYGGAGLGLSITKSIVDAHGGTIGVESREGEGSSFHIWLPK; via the coding sequence ATGAAGCGGGAGGTCGGGACCGGGCTAAAGTCTCTTTTGGCTCCCAACTCACTCCGTATTCAACTGTTATTCCAGTCACTGCTAATCCTTGCGGTTCTGCTGGTGCTCATTGGCCTGTTTCAATATGTATTTATGAAGGATGTGATTTATAGAAATAAGGCTGAAAGCCTTAAGAGTCAGATTATGTCCGTTTCTCCTGCGTCTTGGCGGCAATTCGGCATGGGTCAGGAAAATGGCCGAGGGCTCCCGCCGAATCTTTTTTTCCCGGAGTTAAGTTTAGCTCTGATCGACGTGCAGGGGAACTATCACTTATTGTCAAACTGGCACTACCTTGTGGAACCGCCACGGTTGGAGGACCAAGAATATCAGGACTCATTAAATAAGAGAACGGGCCTAAACTATAAAATCATAGAGGCATCCGGAGGAGAGGAACAATTGGTGGTGCTGCATCCGGTCTTTGACCGCGGGCAGCCTCTTGGCATCGTTCAAATTACCACCATGACCAGTCCCCTTAAGGAACTGTTGATTCGTCAGATGCTCACTTTTTTCGTGCTGGCCCTTATCGCCATGCTGGTTGGTTTGTTTTGCTTTTTACCAACCCTAAAAAAAACCCTGGTTCCCTTATTTAACATGGTGGATACTGCCGAACAAATTGACGCCGGCAATTTAGCCAGGCGTTTTCCAACCCAACAAGGACAAACGGAGATGGATCGTTTGGCGGAATCCTTTAATGGAATGCTGGAGCGGCTGGAAGCTTCTTTTAAAGCGGAACGGGAAACCAAGGAACAAATGCGCCGTTTTATCGCGGATGCTTCTCACGAGCTCCGCACCCCCTTAACCTCCATTCACGGTTTTTTGGAGGTGTTGCTTCGGGGTGCGGTTAATCAGCCGGATCAGCTCAATAAAGCTTTAAAAAGCATGCACAGTGAGTCGGAGCGCCTCAACAAACTGGTGCGGGATCTTCTTTTCCAGGCCAAACTGGACCGCGCACCTTATATTCATCTTACAGAAGGATTGCTGGACGCGGTTATCCGGGAAATGGAACCGCAGCTTCGTATTCTAGCCGGCAACCGTAAGCTTGATTTACAAATCGAACCAAACATGAAATGTAAGTATGATACGGACAAAATGAAACAAGTGATCTTAAATTTGTTTCATAATGCCGTGCAGTACACCGATCCGGAAACGGGCTGTATTGTAATTTCGCTGTTGCCAAAGAACAACGGCGTACAGTTATCCATTCAGGATAACGGGCCGGGAATTAGTAAAAACCATCTCTCCCGGATTTTTGACCGTTTTTACCGTATCGATTCCTCCCGGACCCGCAGATATGGTGGAGCCGGTTTAGGATTATCCATCACCAAATCCATCGTGGATGCTCACGGAGGAACCATTGGCGTTGAAAGCCGGGAAGGGGAAGGCAGTTCCTTTCATATCTGGCTTCCTAAATGA
- a CDS encoding response regulator transcription factor, whose product MQQLKGIKILLVDDEPNILQFLELGLQNEGFEVQTAQDGMTAITLMRQFQPHVVILDVMMPGMNGFEVCRMLKKIENVAIIMLTAKDEVDDRVKGLTLGADDYVIKPFSFEELLARIYARVRNQFPNLFGEVVIGPFQIDDRRKEIRMENRVLELSPTEYELLKFLVLNHGLVLSKTMILDKVWGYDFAGEENIVEVYIRSLRDKLNDKDHQLIRTLRGSGYRVDVS is encoded by the coding sequence ATGCAGCAATTAAAGGGAATTAAGATATTATTGGTGGATGACGAACCCAATATCCTGCAATTTTTAGAGCTCGGTCTGCAAAATGAAGGATTTGAAGTACAGACGGCTCAAGACGGCATGACGGCCATTACTCTGATGAGACAATTCCAGCCTCATGTGGTTATATTGGATGTTATGATGCCGGGAATGAATGGTTTTGAAGTGTGCCGAATGTTAAAGAAAATAGAGAATGTGGCTATTATCATGTTGACGGCCAAGGATGAAGTGGATGACCGGGTGAAAGGCCTTACCCTGGGAGCCGATGATTATGTAATAAAGCCCTTTAGTTTTGAGGAACTCCTGGCCAGGATCTATGCCCGGGTCCGTAATCAATTTCCTAACTTATTTGGAGAAGTGGTGATCGGGCCCTTTCAAATTGATGATCGCCGCAAAGAAATCCGCATGGAAAACCGGGTTTTGGAACTGTCCCCCACAGAGTATGAGTTGTTAAAATTTTTAGTTCTTAATCACGGACTGGTTTTAAGTAAAACCATGATCCTGGATAAAGTATGGGGCTATGATTTTGCCGGAGAAGAAAATATTGTTGAAGTATACATTCGTTCCCTGCGGGATAAATTGAACGACAAAGATCACCAGTTAATACGAACCTTGCGCGGTTCGGGATACCGGGTTGACGTGTCATGA